Genomic DNA from Candidatus Margulisiibacteriota bacterium:
TAATATGATTGTTTGCCAATGAGAAAATGTCGAATATATAAATTTGTTTCAGTGTTTCAGGATTTGCTTTAAATGCATTTTTTTTAATCGGTTCGGCATTTACAGCTACCGGACTTTCAAGATTGCCGACACACAGGTCAGCACCTTTCAATATATTTTTAACCTGCTCTGATATAATAATATGGTTAGAGTGTTTTGAAAGAAATTCTCCAACACCACGAGCTAACATAATATCACCAACAAATGCTAATTCAATCATTATACTTTTATTGGTGGAAGCTGATCCTCTATATAAGGTTTGTTTAGGATACGATTTAAATAAAAATCAACATATTTTAACTGCTGATTTTCTGAATTCCAATCTTTTTTAGTTTTTTGCAAACCATTTTTTCCCATTTTTGCTGCGAGTTCTGGATTTTCAATTAATACTAAAATTTTCTCAACTAAATCTTGTACGTTTCCAGGCTCATAAAAAAGTCCGTTAAATCCTTCCTGAATAAAGTATTGTTGTGGTTGCAACCGCGACGATATTATCGGTAATCCACTTGCCATATATTCGAACTGTTTAGTCGCCATGTTGTTCCTGAATTTTGGCAAGTCAAGTAACGGAATTATTGCTATTTTACAGTCTAATAATTCATTTGGGACTTGGGAGTAATGTACTTTCCCGGTGATATGTATTTGGTTGTGAAGGTTTTCTTCACTAATAAATTTTTCAATTTTTTCCCACAACAATTTGTCAATACGTGGATTACCAATTAGTTTTAATTTTAGAATAAAGCCCTGTTTTTTTAGTGCCACTAAAGCTTCAACTACATTCAACACACCGGTTCGAATGCTCATTGATCCTAATACAACTAAATCATACAATTTTTCAGCATTATTATTTTTTATTTGTTCGTTTTCAAATTGTTGATTGATTGCCATGTTGTAAAACAAAACCTTCTTTTTATCAGACATATACTTGTGCATCTTAAAAATTGCAGGATCTGATACAATAAATCCGGTAAAACTTTTAGAGGCCAAAAACTCCAATACTTTAACTCCCGCAGCCAACAATAATCTGATCCATTTTGAAAACCAAACTTTGCTTGACAGCATTGCATTATAATGATCCTCCCGGCAATCGTAAAAGACTTTTTTTGAGGTGAACAATGCCAAAAAAATACCCAATGGCAGCAATTCAAGGTTACAAATTTGCACCAGATTGCTATCTGATTTCAGAACTTTACCTAAAAGATTAAAACCTCCAGAAATTCTTGCCCTTTTTACTGTTTTTTTAGATACAATAAATGTATTAATTTGAGGATTATCGATTTTTTCAGAAGTACAAACCAAATAGCTCACTGAAAAATCAGCATTGACCAGGGCCGGCATTTGTTTGAAGTAATAGCGGTGATCCCACCAGTTACCCGTAGTATGCAAGAAAAGTATGTTTTTTTTCATCGTAAATCTTTAAAGGAAATGAGTTTAATTTGATTTTCTGACAAATAATCTTCTACTTTTTTGGAAGTTGCCACATTAAAATCACGAATTCTTAAAGAAGCTGTATTTACTGAATCATGCGGATTTGAATTCATGTACCCGGGGTGCAAACTTATTTCTGTGACTCCTGGTTTTAATATCGACAAAGCCTGTATAAACTGTTCAACTTCATCATGTTGTAGAGGTAGAACTCTGGTTGGTAAAAGCTTCGTATCAGGTGTTTTAAAACCATTACTTCTAAGTTTACTTTTATTCCATTTGTGCACTAAAGCTTTTGGTGTATTTAAAACTTCTCTTTT
This window encodes:
- a CDS encoding glycosyltransferase, with protein sequence MKKNILFLHTTGNWWDHRYYFKQMPALVNADFSVSYLVCTSEKIDNPQINTFIVSKKTVKRARISGGFNLLGKVLKSDSNLVQICNLELLPLGIFLALFTSKKVFYDCREDHYNAMLSSKVWFSKWIRLLLAAGVKVLEFLASKSFTGFIVSDPAIFKMHKYMSDKKKVLFYNMAINQQFENEQIKNNNAEKLYDLVVLGSMSIRTGVLNVVEALVALKKQGFILKLKLIGNPRIDKLLWEKIEKFISEENLHNQIHITGKVHYSQVPNELLDCKIAIIPLLDLPKFRNNMATKQFEYMASGLPIISSRLQPQQYFIQEGFNGLFYEPGNVQDLVEKILVLIENPELAAKMGKNGLQKTKKDWNSENQQLKYVDFYLNRILNKPYIEDQLPPIKV